In Moorella sp. Hama-1, a single genomic region encodes these proteins:
- a CDS encoding prephenate dehydrogenase, whose protein sequence is MTGNPPFTPAGYPDKSAPNATTALPDTQSDCMADFSLEPEPSAATGIKATASRPALAISRVAILGLGLIGGSLGLALGRCGLKEIVGYDCHPETMATALDAGAVTRTAADPAAAVLGAEVVILAVPVGALGRLAEGIAPFLGPGTIVTDTGSVKGSVVRELERIFQGRARYVGGHPMAGSERAGIGAADGYLLENAVYILTPTVNTDNEARQTLTNLVQALGSRVIELDPDEHDLIVAGISHLPHLLAVSLVEAAGELAREHPLTLMLAAGGFRDTTRIAGGDPVMWRDIFLHNQQAILALLNSWRSRIDALAGMISRGDAPGLETALSQARALRSQVPARQKGLLPALHELVVTVPDRPGVIAGLATSLGQAGINIIDIEILRVREGEGGSIRLGFTTAAAATRALEILRASGITVRML, encoded by the coding sequence ATGACCGGTAACCCCCCCTTTACTCCGGCCGGTTACCCCGACAAATCGGCTCCCAATGCTACTACGGCGCTACCGGACACGCAAAGTGACTGCATGGCGGATTTCAGTTTGGAACCGGAGCCGTCAGCTGCAACGGGGATCAAGGCTACCGCTTCCCGGCCTGCGCTCGCAATTTCCCGGGTCGCCATCCTGGGGCTGGGGCTGATTGGCGGTTCCCTGGGGCTGGCCCTGGGCCGGTGTGGCCTTAAAGAAATAGTTGGTTATGACTGCCACCCGGAAACTATGGCAACAGCCCTGGACGCCGGAGCCGTCACCAGGACGGCGGCCGATCCGGCGGCTGCAGTCCTGGGAGCAGAGGTGGTTATCCTGGCCGTACCGGTGGGGGCCCTGGGCCGGCTGGCAGAGGGTATCGCTCCTTTCCTCGGCCCCGGAACCATCGTCACCGACACCGGTAGCGTTAAAGGCTCGGTAGTCCGGGAACTGGAAAGGATCTTCCAGGGACGGGCTCGTTATGTCGGCGGGCACCCCATGGCCGGTTCCGAACGCGCCGGTATCGGCGCCGCCGACGGTTACCTCCTGGAGAATGCCGTCTACATCCTTACACCTACGGTAAATACCGATAATGAAGCCCGGCAAACCCTAACGAACCTGGTTCAAGCCCTGGGTTCCCGGGTTATTGAATTGGACCCCGACGAGCATGATCTCATTGTGGCCGGCATCAGCCACCTGCCCCATCTCCTGGCGGTGAGCCTGGTAGAGGCTGCCGGGGAATTGGCCCGGGAGCATCCCCTGACCCTGATGCTGGCCGCCGGGGGGTTCCGGGATACCACCCGCATCGCCGGGGGTGACCCGGTCATGTGGCGGGATATTTTTTTGCACAACCAGCAGGCTATACTGGCCCTGCTGAATTCCTGGCGCTCCCGGATTGACGCCCTGGCAGGAATGATCAGCCGGGGTGACGCCCCGGGTCTGGAAACCGCCCTTAGCCAGGCCCGGGCCCTACGCTCCCAGGTTCCGGCTCGCCAGAAGGGCCTCCTCCCGGCCCTCCATGAACTGGTAGTTACCGTTCCCGACCGGCCCGGGGTTATCGCCGGCCTGGCCACCTCCCTGGGGCAGGCCGGTATTAACATTATTGATATTGAGATTCTGCGGGTCCGGGAAGGGGAGGGGGGCAGCATCCGCCTGGGCTTTACCACAGCGGCAGCTGCCACCAGGGCCCTGGAGATATTAAGGGCTTCCGGGATTACCGTGCGGATGCTATAA
- the pheA gene encoding prephenate dehydratase, which translates to MKGIAYLGPPGTYSHEAATIWGRLAGQDLFLACLDLPEALATVRDGRAGAAVLPVENSIEGAVNLTLDLVLETPELQVVGEVVLPIHHCLLSRADNLATIREVWSHPQALAQCRHYLAQKLPGVAIRPATSTAAAASQAQQRPDLAAIASTFAAGLYQVPVVATGIEDYPDNKTRFWILGQEALQHPGPYKTSLVVAAVANRPGSLYAILKDFAEAGINLTRIESRPTKKELGDYLFFIDCEGKATDSPLKDVLAGLKNKTSLLLVLGSYPCDGGAGHDR; encoded by the coding sequence ATGAAGGGCATAGCCTATCTGGGCCCGCCGGGTACTTACTCCCACGAAGCAGCAACCATATGGGGCCGGCTGGCAGGCCAGGATCTCTTCCTGGCCTGCCTCGATTTACCTGAAGCCCTGGCCACCGTCCGCGACGGCCGGGCGGGGGCGGCCGTCTTACCTGTGGAAAACTCCATCGAAGGTGCCGTCAACCTCACCCTGGACCTGGTCCTGGAGACTCCCGAACTCCAGGTTGTCGGCGAGGTCGTCCTGCCCATCCACCACTGTTTACTCAGCCGTGCCGACAACCTGGCGACTATCAGGGAGGTCTGGTCCCACCCCCAGGCCCTGGCCCAGTGCCGTCACTACCTGGCTCAAAAACTCCCCGGGGTTGCTATCAGGCCGGCAACCAGTACGGCCGCGGCCGCCAGCCAGGCGCAGCAACGGCCGGACCTGGCGGCCATCGCTTCCACCTTCGCCGCCGGGTTGTACCAGGTGCCTGTAGTAGCTACGGGTATCGAAGACTACCCGGATAATAAAACCCGATTCTGGATCCTGGGCCAGGAAGCCCTTCAGCACCCCGGTCCCTATAAAACCTCCCTGGTAGTAGCGGCAGTGGCCAACCGGCCCGGAAGCCTTTATGCCATTTTGAAGGACTTCGCCGAGGCCGGGATCAACCTGACCAGGATCGAATCCCGGCCCACCAAAAAGGAACTCGGGGATTACCTGTTCTTTATCGATTGTGAAGGAAAAGCGACGGATTCGCCTTTAAAAGACGTCCTGGCGGGCCTGAAAAATAAAACGTCTTTATTATTGGTTCTGGGCTCTTATCCCTGTGATGGGGGTGCAGGTCATGACCGGTAA
- the aroF gene encoding 3-deoxy-7-phosphoheptulonate synthase has product MIIVMQPGATDAEQQGVINRLEQEGFKVHLSRGIERTIIGAIGDKTRLKCETVAALPGVEKVVPILQPYKLASRDFHPEDTQVEVGNHVVGGPEVQIIAGPCAVESRAQLLEAAIAVREAGATMLRGGAYKPRSSPYSFQGLAARGLEFLAEARERTGLPVVTEVMDQNLVAEVADVADVLQIGSRNMQNFALLQAAGQTGKPILLKRGLSATIEEWLLAAEYILNEGNNQVILCERGIRTFETYTRNTLDLSAVPAVKHLSHLPVIVDPSHGTGRRFMVAPMARAALAAGADGLMVEVHPNPQEALSDGSQSLNPEEFATLVKEIRPIIAAGGRPGEEWAS; this is encoded by the coding sequence ATGATCATCGTTATGCAACCCGGAGCCACTGACGCAGAACAGCAGGGAGTCATTAACCGCCTGGAACAGGAAGGGTTCAAAGTCCACCTGTCCCGGGGCATCGAAAGGACAATTATCGGGGCTATAGGTGATAAAACCCGTTTGAAGTGTGAAACCGTGGCCGCTTTGCCCGGGGTAGAAAAGGTGGTGCCCATTTTGCAGCCCTACAAACTGGCCAGCCGGGATTTTCACCCGGAGGATACCCAGGTAGAGGTGGGCAATCATGTTGTAGGTGGCCCGGAGGTGCAGATAATCGCCGGACCCTGTGCCGTTGAGAGCCGAGCCCAGCTCCTGGAGGCTGCCATCGCCGTCCGGGAAGCAGGGGCGACCATGTTACGCGGCGGGGCTTACAAACCTCGCAGTTCACCCTACTCCTTTCAAGGCCTGGCCGCCAGGGGTCTGGAGTTCCTGGCTGAAGCCAGGGAACGTACGGGCCTGCCTGTAGTCACCGAGGTTATGGATCAAAACCTGGTCGCAGAAGTGGCTGATGTCGCCGACGTTCTGCAGATTGGTTCCCGCAACATGCAGAATTTTGCCCTCCTGCAAGCCGCAGGCCAGACCGGCAAACCGATCCTCTTAAAACGCGGCCTCTCAGCCACCATTGAGGAGTGGCTCCTGGCGGCGGAGTACATTCTTAACGAAGGTAATAACCAGGTAATTTTATGCGAACGGGGGATTCGCACCTTTGAAACCTATACCCGCAATACCCTGGACCTCAGCGCCGTACCGGCGGTGAAGCACCTCTCCCACTTGCCGGTCATTGTCGATCCCAGCCACGGCACCGGGCGCCGCTTTATGGTGGCCCCTATGGCCCGGGCCGCCCTGGCCGCCGGGGCCGACGGCCTCATGGTCGAGGTCCATCCCAACCCCCAGGAGGCCCTTTCCGACGGTTCCCAGTCCCTGAACCCGGAAGAATTCGCTACCCTGGTCAAGGAAATCCGGCCCATTATCGCCGCGGGCGGCCGGCCAGGGGAGGAATGGGCGTCATGA